Proteins encoded within one genomic window of Mesorhizobium sp. AR10:
- a CDS encoding SRPBCC family protein, producing the protein MTTKLDIAPANDRELVLARIIDAPRENVYRCWSEPKLVTQWFAPKPWTTPRAEMDVRTGGSSLVVMAGPDGNEFPNPGVFLEVIPGRKIVFTDAYTSAWEPSEKPFMTGVLTFEDEGEGKTRYIARVRHWNVADREQHENMGFHEGWGQCTEQLEELAKTL; encoded by the coding sequence ATGACCACCAAGCTCGACATCGCGCCCGCCAATGACCGCGAACTGGTTCTCGCCCGCATCATCGATGCGCCGCGCGAGAACGTCTATCGCTGCTGGAGCGAACCAAAGCTCGTGACGCAATGGTTCGCGCCGAAGCCATGGACGACGCCTCGCGCCGAAATGGATGTGCGCACCGGAGGCTCCAGCCTGGTCGTCATGGCCGGTCCCGACGGCAACGAATTCCCCAACCCCGGCGTCTTTCTGGAAGTGATCCCCGGCAGGAAGATCGTCTTCACCGACGCCTACACCAGCGCATGGGAGCCGTCCGAAAAGCCGTTCATGACCGGCGTGCTGACCTTCGAGGACGAAGGCGAGGGCAAGACCCGCTACATCGCGCGGGTCCGACACTGGAATGTCGCCGACCGCGAGCAGCACGAGAATATGGGTTTTCACGAGGGCTGGGGTCAGTGCACCGAGCAGCTCGAAGAGCTCGCCAAGACGCTTTGA
- a CDS encoding ParB N-terminal domain-containing protein, translating to MLRVQKVKVDDIYVPTARKKTLHPETVRHLAEDILENGMKTPIQVRHDGKRHILVEGLHRLEAAKWLGETEIDAYLVQAKRH from the coding sequence ATGCTGAGAGTGCAGAAGGTCAAGGTCGACGACATCTATGTGCCGACCGCACGCAAGAAGACGCTGCACCCCGAGACCGTCCGGCATCTGGCTGAGGACATTCTGGAAAACGGCATGAAGACGCCGATCCAGGTGCGTCATGACGGCAAGCGCCATATCCTCGTCGAGGGCCTGCACCGGCTGGAAGCGGCCAAGTGGCTCGGCGAAACCGAGATCGACGCCTATCTCGTGCAGGCCAAGCGTCACTAG
- a CDS encoding N,N-dimethylformamidase beta subunit family domain-containing protein, translating into MTHLPTEFPDFGLTPDQRRQAVRSHYWEWPGMDGERGEIWCYSNRFSYRPGETVALHVSSTAARFSIAIIRDGGSETKMFKKAGIAARWQDTPDQCSVEGCGWDVSFEFRVGDDWPSGAYRVTLTANGHDDEPIRCHHLFIVAPLPGKKSGRVLQVAATGTWLAYNTWGGSNHYEGITGANRDQYARMVSTQRPWCRGFVVLPKEAPRVPLEVAVPPKTVPRYPHMEWAFATGHSKKYASSGWASYDSHFFRFAERAGYGVDLASQHDLHFSPEILDGYDCVAFVGHDEYWTWEMRDAVDAYVTRGGHAARFAGNFMWQTRLEDKGRRQVCYKYKARAEDPAYRGGDVTRATNSWEAPEIGRPGSATFGLNATRGVYAGWGGCAPRGVRGFPVYRPEHWAFAGTGIYYGDLLGADSHVYGYEVDGLDFEIRGGLPYPTSDSGAPDGLQVLAVGMAAQVEESADIPLKDQFLGDEDGRFTAETLFGEASDANLEKVKRGNGMIVNFPRGKGEVFHAGSCEWVAGLLRQDAMVERVTKNVLDRYLGKP; encoded by the coding sequence ATGACCCATCTCCCGACCGAATTTCCCGATTTCGGGCTGACGCCCGACCAGCGCCGGCAAGCGGTGCGCAGCCACTACTGGGAATGGCCGGGGATGGACGGCGAGCGCGGCGAGATCTGGTGTTACTCCAACCGGTTTTCGTACCGACCGGGCGAGACCGTTGCGCTGCATGTCAGTTCGACGGCAGCCAGGTTCAGCATCGCGATCATCCGCGACGGCGGCAGCGAAACCAAAATGTTTAAGAAGGCCGGCATCGCGGCGCGCTGGCAAGACACGCCCGACCAGTGTTCGGTCGAAGGCTGCGGCTGGGACGTATCGTTTGAATTCCGCGTCGGCGACGACTGGCCTTCCGGTGCCTATCGCGTGACGCTGACGGCCAATGGCCACGACGACGAGCCGATCCGCTGCCATCATCTGTTCATCGTCGCACCCCTGCCCGGCAAGAAATCGGGCCGCGTGCTGCAGGTGGCTGCGACGGGCACTTGGCTCGCCTACAACACCTGGGGCGGCTCGAACCATTATGAGGGCATCACCGGCGCAAACCGCGACCAGTATGCGCGCATGGTCTCGACGCAGCGCCCGTGGTGCCGGGGTTTCGTCGTGCTGCCGAAGGAGGCGCCGCGCGTGCCGCTCGAAGTCGCCGTGCCGCCAAAGACCGTGCCGCGCTATCCCCACATGGAATGGGCGTTCGCCACGGGACATTCGAAGAAATACGCCTCGTCTGGCTGGGCAAGCTACGACAGCCACTTCTTTCGCTTTGCCGAGCGTGCCGGCTATGGCGTCGACCTCGCCAGCCAGCACGATCTGCATTTTTCGCCGGAGATTCTCGACGGCTATGACTGCGTCGCCTTCGTCGGCCATGACGAATACTGGACCTGGGAAATGCGCGACGCCGTCGACGCCTATGTGACACGCGGTGGCCATGCGGCGCGCTTTGCCGGCAACTTCATGTGGCAGACGCGGCTGGAGGACAAGGGCCGCCGGCAGGTCTGCTACAAGTACAAGGCCCGCGCCGAGGATCCCGCCTATCGCGGCGGCGACGTCACCCGCGCCACCAATTCCTGGGAGGCGCCGGAGATCGGCCGGCCGGGGTCGGCGACTTTCGGGCTCAACGCCACGCGCGGCGTCTATGCCGGCTGGGGCGGCTGCGCGCCGCGCGGCGTGCGCGGTTTTCCTGTCTACAGGCCGGAGCATTGGGCGTTCGCCGGCACCGGTATCTACTATGGCGACCTGCTTGGCGCCGACAGCCATGTCTATGGCTATGAGGTCGACGGGCTCGACTTCGAAATCCGTGGCGGCCTGCCCTACCCCACATCAGACAGTGGCGCGCCAGATGGTCTCCAGGTGCTGGCAGTCGGAATGGCGGCCCAAGTCGAGGAAAGCGCCGACATCCCGCTCAAAGACCAGTTCCTCGGCGACGAGGACGGCCGCTTTACCGCCGAGACGCTGTTCGGCGAGGCGAGCGACGCCAATCTGGAAAAAGTCAAACGCGGCAATGGCATGATCGTCAATTTCCCGCGCGGCAAGGGCGAGGTTTTCCACGCCGGAAGCTGCGAATGGGTTGCCGGCCTGCTAAGGCAGGATGCGATGGTCGAACGCGTCACCAAGAATGTTCTCGACCGCTATCTCGGAAAGCCCTGA
- a CDS encoding alpha/beta fold hydrolase: MPRSMLFTILASAAALFAAPCQAKAEETKPAMTSETKALPKPAKSGLLPVNGLNYYYAVYGKGEPLLLLHGGLGTTDMFAPILPKLAENRTVIGVDLQGHGRTALGDRPFSVEAIGDDMADIVKALGYDKVDVMGYSLGGGVAFRMAVQHPEAVRRLVLVSTGYATDGFYDEMRPQQAQVSAAAAPFMKDTPMYKSYVAVAPRPEDFPKLLDALGNFMRQNRDYSADVPKLKMPVMLVYGDSDMYKPEHEIKFYQMLGGGLKDAGWMRENLSQNRLAILPNRTHYDAFFAPELTAAALPFLNGETKVKTWDEVVSGTE; this comes from the coding sequence ATGCCCAGATCGATGCTTTTCACCATTCTCGCCTCGGCCGCTGCCCTGTTCGCCGCGCCGTGCCAAGCCAAAGCAGAGGAGACAAAGCCTGCCATGACGAGCGAAACGAAAGCGCTGCCAAAGCCAGCGAAATCCGGCCTGCTGCCGGTCAACGGCCTGAACTACTACTACGCCGTCTACGGCAAGGGCGAACCACTGCTTCTGCTGCATGGCGGTTTGGGCACGACCGACATGTTCGCGCCGATCCTGCCGAAGCTTGCCGAGAACCGCACCGTCATCGGCGTCGATCTGCAGGGGCATGGTCGCACGGCTCTCGGCGACCGGCCGTTCAGCGTGGAGGCGATTGGCGACGACATGGCTGATATCGTCAAGGCGCTCGGCTACGACAAGGTCGACGTCATGGGCTATTCGCTTGGCGGCGGCGTCGCCTTTCGCATGGCTGTCCAGCATCCCGAAGCGGTGCGCCGGCTTGTCCTGGTCTCGACCGGCTACGCCACGGACGGCTTCTATGACGAGATGCGCCCGCAGCAGGCTCAGGTGAGCGCCGCCGCCGCCCCGTTCATGAAGGACACGCCGATGTACAAATCCTATGTCGCGGTCGCGCCGCGTCCCGAGGACTTCCCGAAACTGCTCGACGCGCTCGGCAATTTCATGCGCCAGAACCGAGACTACTCGGCCGATGTTCCCAAGCTGAAGATGCCCGTCATGCTGGTCTATGGCGACAGCGACATGTACAAGCCCGAGCACGAGATCAAGTTCTACCAGATGCTCGGTGGCGGTCTGAAAGATGCCGGATGGATGCGCGAGAACCTGTCGCAGAACCGCCTCGCGATCCTGCCCAACCGCACCCACTACGACGCCTTCTTCGCCCCCGAACTGACGGCTGCGGCGCTGCCGTTCCTCAATGGCGAGACCAAGGTGAAGACCTGGGACGAAGTCGTCAGCGGAACGGAATAA
- a CDS encoding aspartate aminotransferase family protein: MPKSQTSAPEAEARSPSHLFYLSSLRRPLIDRAEGIYMWTQDGRRFIDGSSGPMVANIGHSNRNVLDAMKRQMDRATFAYRLHFENEPAEELARELASKLPEGMDRIFFVSGGSEATESCIKLARQWAVATGQASRWKVITRFPSYHGGTLGSLSVTGDDALAETFTPMMQVMPTVPAPAAWRDRDNLSMEQRGIRYADMLEEKILAEGPESVLAFIMEPVGGAATAALVAPDSYYPRIREICDRYGILLIHDEVMSGAGRTGKFLGGDHWNCKPDIVALSKGLGSGYAPLGALAAPMRLVQPLLASAGFQHGHTYAGNPLACAAGLAVLGEMDRLDLIANAAAMGDLLMGELKGLARRFPFIADVRGKGLLTGAEMVADPETLKPIVPAKKATQRLLDLAYERGLIIYGRRVKGGVDGDNFMVAPPMIVTAEQIGEITAIIGDSLQVLAGELDLPVEG, translated from the coding sequence ATGCCGAAATCCCAGACCTCTGCCCCCGAAGCCGAAGCGCGGTCGCCGTCGCACCTGTTCTACCTGTCCAGCCTGCGCCGGCCGCTCATCGATCGCGCCGAGGGCATCTACATGTGGACTCAAGATGGCCGCCGCTTCATCGACGGATCGAGCGGACCGATGGTCGCCAATATCGGCCATTCCAACCGCAACGTGCTCGATGCCATGAAGCGGCAGATGGACCGCGCCACCTTCGCCTACCGGCTGCATTTCGAGAACGAGCCGGCCGAGGAGCTGGCGCGTGAACTGGCCAGCAAACTGCCGGAGGGCATGGACCGCATCTTCTTCGTCTCGGGCGGCTCGGAAGCGACGGAATCCTGCATCAAGCTGGCGCGGCAGTGGGCTGTCGCCACCGGCCAGGCCAGCCGCTGGAAGGTGATCACGCGCTTCCCTTCCTATCATGGCGGCACGCTGGGTTCGCTATCCGTCACCGGCGACGATGCGCTGGCCGAGACTTTCACGCCGATGATGCAGGTGATGCCGACGGTGCCCGCGCCGGCCGCGTGGCGCGACCGCGACAATCTTTCGATGGAACAGCGCGGCATCCGCTACGCCGACATGCTGGAGGAGAAGATCCTCGCCGAAGGGCCGGAGAGCGTGCTCGCTTTCATCATGGAGCCGGTCGGCGGCGCCGCTACCGCCGCTTTGGTGGCGCCGGACAGCTACTATCCGCGCATCCGCGAGATCTGCGACCGCTACGGCATCCTGCTCATTCATGACGAAGTGATGAGCGGCGCCGGCCGCACCGGCAAATTCCTCGGTGGCGACCACTGGAACTGCAAGCCCGACATTGTCGCGCTGTCGAAGGGGCTGGGCTCGGGCTATGCGCCGCTCGGCGCGCTGGCGGCACCGATGCGGCTGGTGCAGCCGCTGCTCGCCTCCGCCGGCTTCCAGCACGGCCACACCTATGCCGGCAATCCGCTGGCCTGCGCCGCAGGCCTCGCGGTGCTCGGCGAAATGGACCGCCTCGACCTCATCGCCAACGCGGCTGCCATGGGCGATCTGCTGATGGGCGAATTGAAGGGGCTGGCAAGACGCTTTCCGTTCATCGCCGACGTTCGCGGCAAAGGTCTGCTTACCGGCGCCGAAATGGTCGCCGATCCCGAGACGCTGAAGCCGATCGTGCCGGCGAAGAAGGCCACGCAGCGCCTGCTCGACCTCGCCTATGAGCGTGGGCTGATCATCTATGGCAGGCGGGTCAAGGGCGGTGTCGACGGCGACAATTTCATGGTCGCGCCGCCGATGATCGTCACGGCTGAGCAGATCGGCGAGATCACCGCCATTATCGGCGACTCGCTGCAAGTGCTGGCCGGCGAACTCGACCTCCCGGTCGAAGGCTGA